The nucleotide window TTGTACCTTTTTCTATATCGTCAGGAGTAAAATATGGTTTTACGTACTGCAAAACTCCAGGCAGCCAGTTTCTGACAGCTTCTGCTAGCTGCCTACTAAGATCTCCACTCCAACTTATAAAAACTTTAGTACTCACTCAGTTCTCCTTTAGAAACAGAACAGCTCGTTTAACGGGCCTTCGGCCCGATAACAATTATTATCGGGATTCTCGTTTAATATATTATCGGGCCTCCCACGAAACCCCTAACCAATTGATTTAAAATCAAAAGCATCTATATCAAATATTTTTGATCTTATTGTCGGGCCGTTTTGACCACTGTATTCATTTGATATTTACAGAGAAAAATATACTGTGCAAAAAAACAGCTTTATGGAAAGGAGATTCAAAGATGAGTCAATCGCCATTCCCTCGGTCAATTATGAATATATCTACTGTCATTCAGGCGTAAAACTATAAGGCCATCATCGCACCGATTCAAGGCGCTGCGCGAGCGCGTGCTCACACTGAATCCCTAATACTGCCTGTCAAAATCCACTATATAATTTAATGCTTCTCCCGCCTGAAACAGTCGGTAATTTTCGCAAAACAGCTCGACAATATCTTCGGCAAAAGTGATCGCTGAATTGTGGGGTGTAATAAAGACATTCTCTAATTCCCACAGCGGGCTTTCTTGAGGCAGTGGTTCGGTTTGAAACACATCCAAAACCGCGCCGCGAATGGCTTTGGTTTTCAGGGCGTTTATAAGCGCGTACTCATCCACTGCAGCGCCTCTACCCACATTGATAAACACGCCTGTAGGGCCCAAAGCGTCGAGAACATCGCGATTGATAATGCCATGAGTCTCTGGAGTATTGGGTAAAACCGTAACCAGGTAGTCCACCTGTTTGGCCAGGTGGCAAATCTCGGAGGGAGAAAAGACTTTTTCAACCATTGGCAGCTGAGTTGCTGATCGGCTTAAACCGAGCACTTTCATATTAAAGTGCATGGCAGTTTTTGCGATCTGCTGGCCGATGGAGCCCAACCCGCAAATGCCGATAGACAAGAATTCCAAACGGCGGTACGGCATTGTTTGCCACTGCTTGTTGAGTTGGTTATCGCGGGTCGCCAGCACATTGCGTTCAAAGGCCAATAGATAAGCAAACACGTATTCGCTCATCAGCGAACCGAATATGTCTTTCACACCGGTTAACCGATAGTCGGTACGCAGCCCCGCGCTGCAAAACGGTTCTATGCCCGCAAAGGACGATTGCACCCACTGCAGCTTGTCCGCTTTGTGTAAAAGAGGCGCTACTAAAGCGGGCGTGCCCAATACAATATTGGCATCAGTAATGAGCTCCTGAGCCTGCTCGGTATTTTGAGCCATGGACATTTGAAGGGCGGGTAAATTTCGATAACGCAGGTGGTTTGCGTATTCTTCGGCGTCTTTTGACACGATCAGAAGCTTATTCATGGTTCGTCGCCAAAATCAGATAATTGAGCGTGTTACTTCTCAAATAGCTCTGTTTCAATATGTTTAAAGCCCTTGAATTCCAACGCGTTACCCGAAGGGTCCAGAAAAAACAGCGTGCCCTGTTCCCCGGGCTGCCCCTTAAAACGCACATAGGGTTCAATCACAAAGCTGTCGATAAAGCCCGCCACTCGCTGGGCGAATTGCTGCCACTGCTCAAAGGGCATCACCACACCAAAGTGCGGGATGGGAACCCCGTGCCCATCCACTGAACTTGAAAAGCCAGGCACTTTGCCGGTTTTGCCCAGCTCTGGACTGAAGTGAACCACCAGTTGATGGCCAAATAGATTAAAGTCAATCCAGTCATCAGCACTGCGGCCTTCTTCAAGCCCCATTTTCACGCCATAAAATTCTCTGGCCTCGGCGATATCACGAACCTGAATGGCCAGATGAAAAGGTGTCAGTTGCATAGCTTGCCCTGTTAGTGCCCGTCGCAGTCTTGTATGGCTTTTACCGATGCATAGGTTGATACACAGTATGGCACAAGATAGGTCAGTGCAATTTTGATCGCGACCTCAGCATCCGCTGCCGCTTTTATCAGGGCGCTGCCGTGGTTGATTAACGCCAGTGCCGTACCCACGATGGCGGATACTTTTAAGGCGGAAAAAACCACCTTTTTTGAAATCGCCAGGCTTATAAAACTATCGGGCGTGGATGGCATATGGCGTGTCCTGAATTCAGAATGTGTCGGCAGTTTTTAAAAGTCAGAAAGTTGCTATAGCCCCAATTCACTCAGCCCCGGGTGATCGTCCGGACGGGGCCCTTGGGGCCAGTGAAGCTTGCGCTCACTTTCCTGAATGGGTCGATCATTAATGCTGGCGTAGCGCTTGGCCATCAGGCCGTTTTCGTCAAACTCCCAATTTTCATTGCCGTAGGAGCGGTACCAATTTCCGTTATCGTCGTGCCATTCATAAGCAAAGCGCACGGCAATACGATGGCCATCAAACGCCCACAGTTCTTTGATTAATCGGTATTCCTGCTCTCTGGCCCACTTGCGTTGCAGAAACTCGACAATTTGCTCACGCCCTTGAGGGAACTCGGCCCGGTTACGCCATTGGCTATCGGCGGTGTAGGCCAGTGCGACTTTTTCCGGGTTGCGGTTGTTCCAGCCGTCTTCCGCCATACGCACTTTTTGCACGGCAGTTTCGCGGGTGAACGGTGGCAGCGGAGGGCGAGGCTGGTCAGTACTCACTTCGGGTTACTCCAGGTGTTGGTCAAAAAGTGGCTGTTCGTTGTATCGGGGAATAAGATTGGCCTGGAGAATGACATACTCCAATGTACTGTCCGACCGCCTTAAAAGCCGCCGTCAGCATCGTCTGACACAATTACCCCCTTAGTTATAAGTAGATTTGAGCAGGGGTAACCGGGCAAAGTTCCAACAGTTGTTACTTGCGCCAGAACGTGGGCAAGCACATCACAATCAGAGTAAATATTTCCAGGCGCCCCAGCAGCATGCCGCCACACAGTATCCACTTGGAAAAGTCGTTGAT belongs to bacterium SCSIO 12696 and includes:
- a CDS encoding D-2-hydroxyacid dehydrogenase, which produces MNKLLIVSKDAEEYANHLRYRNLPALQMSMAQNTEQAQELITDANIVLGTPALVAPLLHKADKLQWVQSSFAGIEPFCSAGLRTDYRLTGVKDIFGSLMSEYVFAYLLAFERNVLATRDNQLNKQWQTMPYRRLEFLSIGICGLGSIGQQIAKTAMHFNMKVLGLSRSATQLPMVEKVFSPSEICHLAKQVDYLVTVLPNTPETHGIINRDVLDALGPTGVFINVGRGAAVDEYALINALKTKAIRGAVLDVFQTEPLPQESPLWELENVFITPHNSAITFAEDIVELFCENYRLFQAGEALNYIVDFDRQY
- a CDS encoding glyoxalase yields the protein MQLTPFHLAIQVRDIAEAREFYGVKMGLEEGRSADDWIDFNLFGHQLVVHFSPELGKTGKVPGFSSSVDGHGVPIPHFGVVMPFEQWQQFAQRVAGFIDSFVIEPYVRFKGQPGEQGTLFFLDPSGNALEFKGFKHIETELFEK
- the nrtS gene encoding nitrate/nitrite transporter NrtS, with amino-acid sequence MPSTPDSFISLAISKKVVFSALKVSAIVGTALALINHGSALIKAAADAEVAIKIALTYLVPYCVSTYASVKAIQDCDGH
- a CDS encoding nuclear transport factor 2 family protein, which translates into the protein MSTDQPRPPLPPFTRETAVQKVRMAEDGWNNRNPEKVALAYTADSQWRNRAEFPQGREQIVEFLQRKWAREQEYRLIKELWAFDGHRIAVRFAYEWHDDNGNWYRSYGNENWEFDENGLMAKRYASINDRPIQESERKLHWPQGPRPDDHPGLSELGL